In the Longimicrobiales bacterium genome, one interval contains:
- a CDS encoding O-antigen ligase family protein: LSIAGLLAERVRGTTLLGILGGLALMLATLSRAALASAAIMTLVVFYAAVRWPDHRAALRTICLLLLAVGLATAAVLQVDAIRERLDITRFGSVQEAALSGQFTSGRAILWVIVANAGMSEPLFGHGTGNVMLLLGRSLSGDVLFPHNEFLRLFYDGGFIGAGLLAACWIGRATRHLRGLNRTRRRDSRIAMRHLAALNVSIGVLCGALFDNVLLYMFVQVPAFMVLAIADSSARTNDMREPVGHFDEDRYTDGNVD, encoded by the coding sequence GCTCAGTATTGCGGGCTTACTGGCGGAACGGGTTCGAGGTACGACGCTGCTCGGCATCCTCGGCGGCCTCGCCCTGATGTTGGCGACACTGTCACGTGCCGCCCTCGCTTCGGCCGCCATCATGACTTTGGTCGTGTTCTACGCGGCTGTGCGATGGCCCGACCATCGGGCCGCGCTGCGGACGATTTGCCTGCTGCTGCTCGCCGTAGGTTTAGCCACCGCCGCTGTTCTGCAGGTGGACGCCATCCGGGAGCGTCTGGACATCACCCGCTTCGGCAGTGTACAAGAGGCTGCGTTGAGCGGGCAGTTTACCAGCGGGCGCGCGATCCTGTGGGTGATCGTCGCCAATGCTGGCATGTCCGAGCCCTTGTTCGGCCATGGCACGGGCAACGTGATGCTGCTGCTTGGCCGGAGTCTGAGCGGCGACGTGCTTTTTCCACATAACGAATTTCTGAGGCTGTTCTACGACGGCGGCTTCATCGGTGCTGGCCTGCTCGCCGCGTGTTGGATCGGCCGAGCAACCCGTCACCTGCGGGGACTCAACCGCACTCGCCGGCGGGATTCGCGCATCGCCATGCGTCATCTTGCTGCGTTGAACGTGAGTATCGGCGTGCTCTGCGGCGCCCTGTTTGACAACGTACTGCTCTATATGTTCGTCCAGGTGCCGGCCTTCATGGTCCTTGCAATTGCGGACTCCTCCGCGCGTACGAATGACATGCGAGAGCCGGTCGGGCATTTTGACGAGGACAGGTATACAGATGGGAATGTCGACTGA